From one Dermacentor variabilis isolate Ectoservices chromosome 3, ASM5094787v1, whole genome shotgun sequence genomic stretch:
- the LOC142574717 gene encoding uncharacterized protein LOC142574717 encodes MAAVDSNYQYTIIDVGAQGWQSDGGILKSSEFGKALASGTLGTPSASCLPGTRTVAPYAFVGDEAFQLRKDFMRPFPAKQLTDEGRVFNYRLSRARRCAENAFRITAARWRVLLRTINLHPTNVDYTVKAACILHNFIMKLNAQRHGYVDREDSFGNVIPGHWRQSAADARNIFTAYFCSTFGEVPWQWQQPGVSKDAALKHLQEQQLLPLARK; translated from the exons ATGGCTGCCGTCGACAGCAATTATCAGTACACCATAATTGACGTTGGTGCTCAAGGTTGGCAGAGTGATGGAGGAATATTGAAAAGCTCGGAATTCGGGAAGGCACTGGCCAGTGGGACTCTCGGTACACCTTCTGCAAGCTGCCTGCCTGGTACAAGAACTGTAGCACCCTATGCCTTTGTTGGGGATGAGGCATTTCAATTACGCAAGGATTTCATGAGACCCTTCCCGGCAAAGCAGCTCACTGATGAAGGGAGGGTCTTCAATTACAGGCTGAGCAGAGCAAG AAGGTGTGCCGAGAATGCCTTTCGGATTACAGCAGCAAGGTGGAGAGTGCTCCTACGCACAATAAACCTCCATCCGACTAACGTCGATTATACCGTCAAAGCAGCCTGCATCCTGCACAACTTCATAATGAAGTTAAATGCACAGAGGCATGGGTACGTGGACAGAGAAGATAGCTTTGGAAATGTGATACCAGGCCACTGGCGGCAAAGT GCAGCAGATGCGCGAAACATCTTCACTGCCTACTTCTGCAGCACATTTGGGGAAGTTCCTTGGCAGTGGCAACAGCCGGGCGTGTCAAAAGATGCTGCTTTAAAGCATCTACAGGAGCAACAGCTTTTGCCACTTGCAAGGAAGTAA